In one window of Pelorhabdus rhamnosifermentans DNA:
- the mtnP gene encoding S-methyl-5'-thioadenosine phosphorylase — translation MKIAIIGGTGVYDPTMLENIQQQQVDTPFGEVQLKSGWYLGQEIAFMARHGSHHSIPPHLINYRANIWALKKLGVEQIIATTAVGSLNRKMRPGDLVLVDQFLDFTKGRAATFYEGGQRGVVHVDVTEPYCPHLRRILYDEARKLNIAIHQQGTYVCTEGPRFESPAEIKMFSILQGDLVGMTNLPEVVLAREAEMCYSTVSMVTNFAAGISAQPLTHSEVVEAMSLSGENIRKLIMAAIAALSDGDCHCREALSEYGGFKL, via the coding sequence ATGAAAATAGCCATTATTGGTGGTACAGGTGTTTATGATCCAACGATGTTGGAAAATATCCAGCAACAGCAAGTAGACACGCCTTTTGGTGAAGTACAACTCAAAAGCGGCTGGTATTTAGGACAGGAAATTGCTTTTATGGCGCGCCATGGTAGTCATCATTCTATTCCACCGCATCTGATTAACTATCGCGCTAATATATGGGCCTTGAAAAAGCTGGGTGTTGAACAGATCATTGCGACAACAGCCGTGGGATCACTGAACCGAAAGATGAGACCTGGTGATTTGGTTCTTGTTGATCAATTCCTTGATTTTACGAAAGGACGCGCTGCTACTTTTTATGAAGGAGGACAGCGAGGTGTTGTTCATGTTGATGTAACAGAACCTTATTGTCCTCATCTTCGGCGTATTTTATATGATGAGGCTAGAAAGTTAAACATTGCCATTCATCAGCAAGGAACTTATGTTTGCACAGAAGGACCCCGGTTTGAATCGCCAGCAGAAATTAAGATGTTTAGCATTCTACAAGGGGATCTCGTTGGGATGACCAATTTACCTGAAGTAGTTTTAGCGCGTGAGGCTGAAATGTGTTATTCTACAGTATCTATGGTGACAAATTTTGCGGCAGGTATTTCGGCGCAACCTCTTACACATAGTGAAGTTGTTGAAGCCATGTCGCTTTCAGGCGAAAATATTCGCAAACTAATTATGGCAGCGATTGCTGCTCTTAGTGACGGAGATTGCCATTGCCGGGAAGCGTTAAGTGAATATGGCGGTTTTAAGCTGTAA
- the mtnA gene encoding S-methyl-5-thioribose-1-phosphate isomerase, with protein MGKWGATLFTKPTTVLTHCNAGALATVSFGTALGVVRQAFAEGNIAAVYADETRPLLQGARLTALELSADHIPVTVITDNMAGWVMKQHKVGAVIVGADRIVKNGDVANKFGTYSVAVLAKEHHIPFYVAAPASTFDFSIATGEEIPIEERKANEVSHFAGIQTVPTGVEVYNPAFDVTPADYITAIITEHGISQPPFEQAVKDLKKREEEQCHL; from the coding sequence ATCGGGAAATGGGGAGCGACCTTATTTACAAAACCTACAACTGTTTTAACTCATTGTAATGCCGGCGCTTTAGCTACCGTGTCCTTTGGTACAGCTTTGGGGGTTGTGCGTCAGGCTTTTGCTGAAGGCAACATTGCAGCTGTTTATGCCGATGAGACACGTCCACTGCTCCAAGGAGCGCGCCTCACAGCGTTAGAACTTTCGGCAGATCATATTCCTGTTACAGTCATTACAGATAATATGGCTGGATGGGTTATGAAGCAACATAAAGTAGGCGCGGTTATTGTTGGAGCAGATCGTATTGTTAAAAATGGTGATGTAGCCAATAAATTTGGTACATATAGTGTTGCAGTGCTGGCCAAGGAACATCATATCCCTTTTTATGTGGCTGCACCTGCGTCTACTTTTGATTTTTCCATTGCTACGGGCGAAGAAATTCCGATCGAAGAACGGAAAGCTAATGAAGTCAGTCATTTTGCTGGCATACAAACCGTTCCAACAGGCGTAGAGGTTTATAATCCGGCTTTTGATGTAACACCTGCCGACTATATTACGGCGATTATTACAGAACATGGAATTTCACAGCCGCCTTTTGAACAGGCTGTAAAAGATTTGAAAAAACGGGAGGAAGAACAATGTCATCTTTAA